The Equus przewalskii isolate Varuska unplaced genomic scaffold, EquPr2 ChrUn-10, whole genome shotgun sequence genome window below encodes:
- the LOC103547911 gene encoding late cornified envelope protein 3B-like, whose translation MSSQQHQQQCQPPPKCPSPKCPPKSPAQCSPPASSGCAPSSEGGCCLSHHGRRRSHRCRRRSSNSCDRGSGQQSGDSSCGQGSGGCC comes from the coding sequence ATGTCctcccagcagcaccagcagcagtgCCAGCCCCCTCCCAAGTGCCCCTCGCCCAAGTGCCCCCCAAAGAGCCCCGCACAGTGTTCACCTCCAGCCTCCTCGGGCTGTGCTCCAAGCTCCGAGGGCGGCTGCTGCCTGAGCCACCATGGGCGCCGCAGGTCCCACCGATGCCGGCGCCGGAGCTCCAACTCCTGTGACCGTGGCAGTGGTCAGCAGTCCGGGGACTCCAGCTGTGGCCAGGGCTCTGGGGGCTGCTGCTGA